One Archocentrus centrarchus isolate MPI-CPG fArcCen1 chromosome 14, fArcCen1, whole genome shotgun sequence DNA window includes the following coding sequences:
- the LOC115792362 gene encoding olfactory receptor-like protein COR4, giving the protein MNCWSGSCLMENYTYNSLTLQIEGFSVSEDSMYTVFFLFLTSYIFVMGINIGISGIIFIDKNLKQPMYLLFCNLSVSDIIGSTHVVPRLLSDLLLPPSERLISYYECVVQAYTTQLFGATSHTVLMIMAFDRYVAICNPLHYASIMTNKMVIKLTVSAWGLAFVLVGILLGLTIRLSTCRTLITNPFCDNASLFKLSCESVVINNIYGLTFTVVLLTSSIGTMVLTYSKITVVCLTSKSKSLNSKALKTCSTHLVVYLIMLFSGMLVIGLHRFPEYSDHRKLCAILFVIVPGSLNPIIYGVQSKEIRKFLYELFHSRKCLS; this is encoded by the exons atgaactgctggtctggaagctgt CTGATGGAAAACTACACCTACAACAGCCTGACACTGCAGATAGAAGGCTTCAGTGTCTCAGAGGATTCTATGTAcacagtttttttcttgttcttaaCTTCTTACATATTTGTTATGGGTATAAATATTGGTATTTCAGGTATAATTTTTATTGACAAAAATCTTAAACAGCCCATGTATCTCCTGTTTTGCAACCTGTCAGTTAGTGACATAATCGGAAGCACTCATGTTGTTCCTCGTTTGCTTTCAGATCTTCTGCTACCTCCCTCTGAGCGTCTCATCAGTTATTATGAGTGTGTTGTTCAGGCATATACCACACAATTGTTTGGTGCAACTTCTCACACTGTGCTCATGATTATGGCCTTTGACAGATATGTTGCCATCTGTAATCCTCTGCACTATGCTTCCATAATGACCAACAAAATGGTGATTAAGCTGACAGTTTCTGCCTGGGGGTTGGCCTTTGTTTTGGTTGGGATTCTGCTCGGTCTGACCATACGGCTGAGCACATGTAGGACTTTGATCACAAATCCATTCTGTGACAATGCCTCACTGTTTAAGCTCTCCTGTGAGAGTGTGGTCATTAATAATATCTATGGTCTCACCTTTACTGTGGTCCTGCTCACCTCCTCTATAGGTACAATGGTTCTCACCTATAGTAAAATTACAGTTGTTTGTCTGACCAGTAAGAGCAAGTCTTTGAACAGTAAAGCCTTGAAGACCTGCAGCACCCACCTGGTTGTTTATTTGATTATGCTGTTCAGTGGAATGCTTGTCATTGGTTTGCATCGCTTCCCTGAGTACTCAGATCACAGAAAGCTCTGTGCTATTCTCTTTGTCATTGTCCCCGGCAGCCTCAACCCCATCATCTATGGTGTGCAGTCCAAAGAGATACGTAAATTCTTATATGAATTATTTCATTCCAGAAAATGTTTGTCTTAA
- the LOC115791875 gene encoding olfactory receptor 2K2-like, with protein MLPDVFCRNVLLWMENLTSVTPLTEPMVFELEGFYVPPGFGPFLFFLALFAYVVVLLGNSVVAFVIVMDKNLHRPMFVMVCHLLGCDLLGATAVLPHLMMHFLMGQKKIAYIPAIAQAFFMHTYGVAVQTILGAMAYDRYIAVCEPLRYHAIMTSARLHSCCALAWLIALLLIAVLFSSHMNVPLCGQTIQHIYCSNRGILNLACIPTPINNIYGLSMTWSVSTGIFLIIAFSYIRILHASLRRGRTDSGIRSKAFQTCASHLVVYVLYEIASLTIIVSYRFPSLSQNIKKFLSILYIIVPPAINPIIYGLASKDLRVSIIRHFTIQLNHRN; from the exons ATGTTACCTGATGTCTTCTGCAGAAACGTGCTGCTGTGGATGGAGAACCTAACATCAGTAACTCCTCTCACAGAGCCCATGGTGTTTGAACTGGAAGGGTTCTACGTGCCGCCGGGTTTTGGTCCTTTCCTGTTCTTCCTGGCTCTGTTTGCCTACGTGGTGGTGCTGTTGGGGAACAGCGTGGTGGCATTTGTCATTGTTATGGACAAGAACTTGCACAGACCCATGTTTGTAATGGTTTGTCATCTGCTGGGCTGTGATCTTTTGGGGGCCACAGCCGTGCTGCCTCACCTCATGATGCACTTCTTGATGGGGCAGAAGAAGATCGCCTACATCCCTGCTATAGCCCAGGCTTTCTTTATGCACACATATGGTGTTGCAGTGCAGACTATTCTGGGTGCCATGGCCTATGACAG GTACATTGCAGTGTGTGAGCCGCTCAGGTATCACGCCATCATGACCTCGGCTCGGCTGCACTCCTGCTGCGCCCTGGCCTGGCTCATTGCTCTGCTGCTTATCGCTGTGCTCTTCAGCTCCCACATGAACGTCCCGCTGTGTGGCCAAACCATCCAGCACATCTACTGCAGCAACCGAGGGATCCTAAACCTGGCCTGCATTCCCACCCCCATTAATAACATTTATG GGCTGTCCATGACCTGGTCTGTGAGTACAGGAATCTTCCTCATCATTGCTTTTTCCTACATCAGGATCCTGCATGCTTCTCTAAGACGAGGCAGAACTGACAGCGGCATCCGCAGCAAGGCCTTTCAAACCTGTGCTTCTCATCTTGTTGTTTATGTGCTTTATGAAATAGCTTCACTCACCATAATTGTGAGTTACAGGTTCCCTTCGCTCTcccaaaacataaagaaattcTTAAGCATTCTGTACATCATCGTCCCACCAGCTATAAACCCCATTATCTATGGACTGGCCAGTAAAGACTTACGCGTGAGCATCATTAGGCATTTCACCATTCAGTTAAATCACAGAAACTGA